The Lepisosteus oculatus isolate fLepOcu1 chromosome 4, fLepOcu1.hap2, whole genome shotgun sequence genome window below encodes:
- the LOC102688691 gene encoding G-protein coupled receptor 4-like produces the protein MNNCVTFGSEQTFLPVLYGGVFCVGLPVNCLALYGLYRLVKADYALPVYVIHLLIGDLLQILTMPLWIDYYRRGHSWQFGDAVCRLASYAFGTSLYTSITFMSCIALERYLAIVHPLRFQDLPKLKIAHLLCLTFWVVAIVIQALGYHYGFESTQGGLCLENYPKKREFLKFQLIVMPFTFLLPVVLFGFLSLRIQRSLRRDPFMTAEKKQRIISLLVVVLLLYVLIYGPYHVTSYVLCLGMLQARHSCEYEDRVFLCLRITLGILSLNPVLDPVIYIFLRHDVRETMDSFPLLRRLLSLTSTSGKATGDQEPDASTHLGSDIQLGE, from the coding sequence ATGAACAATTGCGTGACCTTCGGCTCAGAGCAGACCTTCCTCCCTGTGCTCTATGGGGGTGTCTTCTGTGTGGGGCTGCCTGTCAACTGCCTGGCCCTGTACGGCTTGTACCGGCTGGTCAAGGCTGACTACGCCCTCCCGGTCTACGTCATCCATCTCCTGATCGGCGACCTCCTGCAGATCCTGACCATGCCCCTCTGGATCGACTACTACCGCAGGGGCCACAGCTGGCAATTCGGGGACGCCGTCTGCAGGCTGGCCAGCTACGCCTTCGGCACCAGCCTCTACACCAGTATCACCTTCATGTCCTGCATCGCCCTGGAGCGCTACCTGGCCATCGTCCATCCCCTCCGGTTCCAGGACCTGCCCAAGCTGAAGATCGCCCACCTGCTTTGCCTGACCTTCTGGGTGGTGGCGATCGTCATCCAAGCCCTGGGCTACCACTACGGCTTCGAGAGCACCCAGGGGGGGCTCTGCTTGGAGAACTACCCCAAAAAGAGGGAGTTCCTGAAGTTCCAGTTGATTGTCATGCCCTTCACCTTCCTTCTCCCCGTGGTCCTCTTCGGGTTCCTCTCCTTGAGGATTCAGAGAAGCCTCCGCCGGGATCCCTTCATGACTGCCGAGAAGAAGCAGAGGATCATCAGCCTTCTGGTGGTGGTCCTGCTCCTCTACGTCCTGATCTACGGGCCCTACCACGTCACCTCCTACGTCCTCTGCCTCGGGATGCTGCAGGCCAGGCACAGCTGCGAGTACGAGGACCGGGTTTTCCTCTGTCTGCGGATCACACTGGGGATCCTTAGCCTGAACCCCGTCCTAGACCCCGTCATCTACATCTTCCTCCGGCATGATGTGCGGGAGACGATGGACTCCTTCCCCCTGTTGCGCCGCCTGCTCAGTCTAACGAGCACCTCCGGGAAGGCGACGGGCGATCAGGAGCCTGACGCCAGCACCCATCTCGGGTCCGACATACAGCTGGGGGAATGA
- the LOC138238333 gene encoding telomerase protein component 1-like, with translation MIASSCEHAQMVLLSYEKCKAVELQADSLLDNIKHVMQQIEKFDEDSPNEPSFYEYFAGYMDQKVKFDTVIFLEAPTSEIEVTYALHLYKKEVNSEALVVNVFLSKREKKEIKPKTEKNCVLLYGFSEQILKFIAERGSSRLLDHVEQIDRLYRIPPEDGAKEQMARVTDICPLLPTPAVRQHVIGK, from the exons ATGATCGCCAGTTCCTGTGAGCACGCTCAGATGGTCCTCCTTTCGTACGAAAAGTGCAAGGCAGTGGAGCTGCAGGCTGACTCGCTATTGGACAACATCAAGCATGTGATGCAGCAAATAGAG AAATTTGATGAAGATTCCCCTAATGAGCCATCCTTCTATGAATATTTTGCTGGCTACATGGACCAAAAAGTTAAG TTTGACACAGTCATATTTCTGGAGGCGCCGACATCAGAGATAGAGGTAACCTATGCCCTCCATCTGTACAAGAAAGAGGTGAATTCTGAAGCTCTGGTTGTTAACGTCTTCCTTAGCAAGAG ggagaaaaaagaaataaaaccgaAAACGGAGAAGAATTGCGTGCTGCTGTATGGGTTCAGCGAACAGATTCTGAA GTTCATCGCTGAAAGAGGGTCTTCCAGGCTGCTGGATCATGTGGAGCAAATTGACAGGCTATACCGCATACCTCCAGAAGATGGTGCCAAAGAGCAGATGGCAAGAGTCACCGATATCTGCCCGTTGCTACCCACGCCAGCAGTAAG GCAGCACGTAATTGGCAAATGA